The following proteins are co-located in the Pedobacter sp. FW305-3-2-15-E-R2A2 genome:
- a CDS encoding glycogen synthase codes for MEIIHLSAECYPIAKVGGLGDVVGALPKYQNKLGHVAKVVMPAYQTKFMQENEFEVVYDGWGKLGFHNFPVRIFREKTNKLGFDLYLVHISGLLDRPNVYGYDDDTERFLAYQIAVLDWITQWEHRPDVIHCHDHHTGLVPFMMAYCHQFKKLSTVPSILTIHNAQYQGQFGWDKLHYVPPFDLWKSGQLDWKGSINPLASAIKCAWRVTTVSPSYLEEISFKANGLEDLLAQERAKSVGILNGIDNEVWDPQNDPMLEKKYAIRTVENGKKANKEALCRVFNLDPLKPLFTFIGRLVGEKGADLLPDIFYNALLQANGGINILVLGSGDPQVEGRLMQLKEAFPGNYNAYIGYNEQLSHQIYAGADFLLMPSRVEPCGLNQMYALRYGTVPIVRRVGGLKDTVVDIGDGGFGICHDQTSVWDVGHAIGRAYELYHDEKHLKEIRKYMMQLDHSWDRAAQQYIDLYQI; via the coding sequence ATGGAGATTATACACCTAAGTGCGGAATGTTATCCTATTGCGAAAGTAGGTGGACTGGGCGATGTTGTTGGCGCATTGCCAAAATACCAGAACAAGCTTGGCCATGTAGCGAAAGTGGTGATGCCTGCTTACCAGACTAAATTCATGCAGGAAAACGAGTTTGAGGTGGTTTATGATGGATGGGGAAAGTTAGGTTTTCACAATTTTCCTGTTCGTATTTTCAGGGAGAAAACGAACAAGTTGGGTTTCGACCTTTACCTTGTCCACATTTCCGGATTGCTGGACCGGCCTAATGTTTACGGTTACGACGACGATACTGAGCGTTTTCTTGCCTATCAGATTGCGGTGCTCGACTGGATTACCCAATGGGAACACCGTCCTGATGTGATTCATTGTCACGATCACCATACTGGTTTGGTTCCTTTTATGATGGCTTATTGTCATCAGTTCAAGAAATTGAGTACTGTACCATCGATACTGACCATACACAATGCGCAATACCAGGGGCAGTTTGGTTGGGATAAGCTTCACTATGTTCCTCCTTTTGATTTATGGAAATCCGGACAGTTAGACTGGAAAGGTTCCATCAATCCATTGGCTTCGGCGATAAAATGTGCCTGGAGGGTAACCACCGTCTCCCCAAGTTACCTGGAAGAGATTAGCTTTAAGGCAAATGGCTTAGAAGATTTACTCGCACAGGAGCGTGCTAAGTCGGTGGGTATTCTGAATGGGATAGACAATGAGGTATGGGATCCGCAAAATGATCCGATGCTGGAAAAAAAATATGCGATTCGTACCGTAGAAAATGGAAAAAAGGCAAACAAAGAGGCCTTATGTCGTGTTTTCAACTTAGATCCTCTGAAGCCACTCTTTACTTTCATAGGACGATTAGTCGGAGAAAAGGGAGCCGACCTCTTACCGGATATATTTTATAATGCTTTATTACAGGCTAATGGAGGAATAAATATATTGGTTTTAGGTTCCGGAGATCCCCAGGTAGAAGGAAGACTAATGCAGTTGAAGGAAGCTTTTCCGGGAAATTATAATGCTTATATTGGTTATAATGAGCAGCTGTCCCATCAGATTTATGCGGGGGCAGATTTTCTGCTCATGCCAAGCAGGGTGGAGCCATGTGGTTTAAACCAGATGTATGCACTGCGTTATGGGACTGTTCCGATTGTGCGGAGGGTAGGAGGATTAAAGGATACGGTGGTAGATATTGGGGACGGCGGTTTCGGAATTTGTCATGATCAGACCAGTGTTTGGGATGTTGGTCATGCGATAGGGAGAGCTTATGAGCTTTACCATGATGAAAAGCACCTGAAGGAGATCCGTAAATATATGATGCAATTAGACCACTCCTGGGATAGAGCGGCACAACAATACATTGATTTGTACCAAATATAA
- a CDS encoding glucose-1-phosphate adenylyltransferase: MTDKVLAVILGGGQGSRLSPLTQTRSKPAVPIAGKYRLVDIPISNCLNSGIHRMFVLTQFNSASLNKHIKNTYHFSHFSAAFVDILAAEQTPDNPTWFQGTADAVRQTMHHLLNHEFEYVLILSGDQLYQMDFNKMVNAHIESGVQITLATIPVTEKEAPEFGILKSNEQNIITSFIEKPAASLLADWTSDTGEEMRAEGREHLASMGIYIFNRDLLIKIFAENADEKDFGKEIIPRMLNTYDVLSFQYEGYWTDIGNISSFFEANLGLTDDLPKFNLFDSHHSIFTRPRMLPPSKILGTTLDKAIIAEGCILHAESIKHSVIGIRARIGKETNVDSCYIMGSDKYQVLEEMEVDLQNKKPWIGIGDRCIITNAILDKNCRIGNDVQIIGGAHLPDSDHALYTVKDGIVVVKKGAIIPDGTIIK, from the coding sequence ATGACTGATAAAGTATTGGCGGTCATCCTTGGTGGTGGCCAGGGATCGAGGTTGTCCCCACTTACACAAACGCGCTCTAAACCAGCGGTTCCTATAGCCGGCAAGTACCGGCTGGTTGATATTCCGATTTCAAACTGCTTAAACTCAGGCATACACCGCATGTTCGTTCTTACGCAATTTAATTCAGCCTCGCTGAATAAGCACATTAAGAACACCTATCATTTTAGCCATTTCAGTGCTGCTTTTGTAGACATTCTTGCTGCGGAGCAAACGCCTGACAACCCAACCTGGTTTCAGGGGACTGCAGATGCGGTAAGGCAAACCATGCACCATTTGTTAAACCATGAATTTGAGTACGTACTCATTTTATCGGGAGATCAGCTGTACCAGATGGATTTCAATAAGATGGTGAATGCGCACATTGAAAGCGGCGTGCAGATTACACTGGCGACGATTCCGGTAACCGAGAAAGAGGCACCGGAATTTGGGATCCTTAAATCCAATGAGCAGAACATCATTACTTCATTTATCGAAAAGCCTGCTGCGTCGCTTCTGGCCGACTGGACTTCTGATACCGGAGAAGAGATGCGTGCGGAAGGGCGTGAGCACCTGGCATCGATGGGGATTTATATTTTTAACAGAGACTTACTGATTAAAATATTTGCTGAAAATGCGGATGAAAAGGATTTCGGAAAGGAAATTATTCCAAGGATGTTAAATACCTATGACGTGCTGAGCTTTCAGTATGAGGGGTATTGGACAGACATAGGAAATATATCTTCGTTCTTTGAAGCCAATCTTGGACTGACCGATGACCTGCCTAAATTCAATCTTTTCGATAGCCATCACAGCATTTTTACCCGCCCGCGGATGTTGCCACCTTCTAAGATTCTGGGAACAACGCTTGATAAGGCGATCATTGCTGAGGGCTGTATTTTACATGCGGAAAGCATCAAACATTCCGTGATTGGTATTCGTGCGCGAATCGGAAAAGAGACGAATGTGGACAGCTGTTATATTATGGGTAGTGATAAATACCAGGTCCTGGAAGAGATGGAGGTCGATCTGCAAAATAAAAAGCCATGGATCGGAATTGGCGACAGGTGTATCATCACCAATGCCATCCTAGATAAAAACTGCAGGATTGGAAATGACGTTCAGATCATTGGCGGGGCACACCTTCCTGATAGCGATCATGCACTTTATACCGTGAAAGATGGCATTGTTGTCGTGAAAAAGGGAGCCATTATTCCTGATGGAACGATCATTAAATGA
- a CDS encoding ATP-binding protein — protein sequence MTFYNRFTFRLISRLVLINALGILLYYLIKKTELWFTISGLAILLISALLNLYFYINQIREDIKRFILAVKTRDSTLNFKNKATKGSFPELYESFNDIIQTQKDIQLEKDSMFLLIKTILEQVPVGVIVIKDNIQDARQTEIVFFNQAATNLLGIPTYKYWHRVAQHSPDFSKEIEAIGKGGKRFMELKIQDKLIQLSTEVIPLNLYMTDYTIISFQNIKDEIEQKESEAWNRLIGVISHEILNSITPISSLSDTVNSMISNKETLSHEDLEDLKPAIKTIKRRSEGLLDFVKDYRLIAELPTPDLEYHTIGEILQHIKVLMQPFANGRNIMLKVEQTSSKITIQMDLKLVEQALINLVTNSIYALDEAEHPVIEINYRLDQNKLYLEVTDNGKGIDAELIEKIFVPFFTTRKNGSGIGLTITRNIMKMHHGSLEVNSIPFEKTVFSLVFRYQ from the coding sequence ATGACCTTTTATAACCGCTTCACCTTCCGCTTAATCAGTCGCCTGGTATTGATCAATGCATTGGGAATTTTACTGTATTACCTGATCAAAAAAACGGAACTCTGGTTTACCATTTCCGGCTTAGCCATCCTGCTGATCTCCGCCTTACTGAATTTATACTTTTATATCAACCAGATCAGGGAAGACATCAAGCGTTTTATCCTCGCCGTAAAAACCCGAGATAGCACCCTGAACTTTAAAAATAAAGCCACAAAGGGCAGCTTTCCAGAACTTTATGAATCCTTCAATGACATCATACAAACCCAAAAGGACATACAGCTGGAGAAAGATTCCATGTTTCTACTCATTAAGACGATTCTGGAACAGGTTCCTGTTGGTGTAATTGTGATCAAAGACAATATACAGGATGCCAGACAAACAGAAATTGTGTTTTTTAACCAGGCGGCAACCAATCTATTAGGCATTCCAACCTATAAATACTGGCACCGTGTGGCCCAGCATAGCCCTGATTTCTCGAAAGAGATCGAAGCGATTGGCAAGGGCGGAAAACGTTTCATGGAACTGAAAATCCAGGACAAGCTCATCCAGTTGTCGACCGAAGTGATCCCGCTCAATTTGTACATGACAGATTATACGATCATCTCTTTTCAGAATATTAAAGATGAGATCGAGCAAAAAGAAAGTGAAGCATGGAACAGGCTAATCGGTGTCATCTCCCATGAGATTCTCAATTCCATTACACCCATCAGCTCTTTATCCGATACCGTAAACAGCATGATTTCGAATAAGGAAACCCTAAGTCATGAAGACCTTGAAGATTTAAAACCAGCCATAAAAACGATCAAAAGAAGATCCGAAGGTTTACTGGATTTCGTAAAGGACTACCGCTTAATCGCAGAACTTCCTACCCCCGATCTGGAATACCATACCATTGGAGAAATCCTGCAACACATCAAAGTACTGATGCAGCCTTTTGCCAATGGCAGGAATATCATGCTTAAAGTGGAGCAAACCTCTTCGAAAATCACCATACAGATGGATTTGAAACTCGTGGAGCAAGCACTGATTAACCTGGTTACCAATAGCATTTATGCTTTGGATGAAGCGGAGCACCCGGTGATAGAGATTAACTACCGGCTGGATCAGAATAAATTGTACCTGGAAGTAACAGACAATGGCAAAGGAATCGATGCAGAGCTGATTGAGAAAATCTTTGTACCCTTCTTTACGACTAGAAAAAATGGTTCGGGTATTGGCCTGACCATTACCCGAAACATTATGAAGATGCACCATGGAAGCCTTGAAGTGAACTCTATCCCTTTTGAAAAGACGGTATTCTCCTTAGTCTTCCGGTATCAGTAA